One part of the Sorangiineae bacterium MSr11954 genome encodes these proteins:
- a CDS encoding protein kinase produces MRELPQLGRYSLVIELASGGMASVYLGRMIGVAGFGRTVAIKRLHPHLARDPEFASSFVDEAHLAARIRHPNVVPTLDVVATEDEHFIVMEYVHGESVGGLLRACRTNNQIMPVPVSLSILIGVLNGLHAAHEAKDEEGQPLSIVHRDVSPQNVLVGIDGVARVLDFGVAKARKRLLETTRHGRLKGKIPYMAPEQIRGSATRQSDVYAAGVLLWEMLTGRRLFRGQSEVQLIEAVLSAHVAPPSARNPLVPPEVDRIVQRAVAREPDERYPTARAMAEDIDACIDVASSMKVAQWVESVVGPVLADRQVLVAEVERSATAPAPEKDSKPIQLDTMKMTLEELHWHMAGPESAPANQPTTTSSPATEVPPASLPNFRPNRRRWLWVGSTTLALLGSALVVQNWRAVGHYDGHDPARTSPSVSSRTGDAPGVPSGESESQPAGPMHLDAGATTSAPDAASPPGGAGGAKKPAADAGTQASPKSLEPRPSVGTKSDTAMQASIKLLDKAGPSLPSATSASSTPSTPSSSTTASTSKAATSPNGSVADQVRAIMLNDADRARALLQARAKSGLITREEINLLRTICRNQRDSDCVAHCATLLELE; encoded by the coding sequence ATGCGGGAACTGCCCCAACTTGGACGCTATTCACTCGTCATCGAGCTTGCGTCGGGCGGAATGGCGAGTGTTTACCTGGGTCGTATGATCGGGGTCGCAGGCTTTGGCCGCACCGTCGCCATCAAACGACTCCACCCGCATTTGGCGCGCGATCCGGAGTTTGCTTCGAGCTTCGTCGACGAAGCTCATTTGGCCGCACGGATCCGGCACCCCAATGTCGTGCCCACGTTGGATGTCGTCGCCACGGAGGACGAGCATTTCATCGTCATGGAATACGTGCACGGTGAATCGGTGGGCGGGCTGCTTCGGGCGTGCCGCACGAACAATCAAATCATGCCGGTCCCCGTGAGCTTGTCGATCCTCATCGGGGTCTTGAACGGCTTGCACGCGGCGCACGAGGCCAAAGACGAGGAGGGACAGCCGCTCTCCATCGTGCACCGCGATGTCTCGCCTCAGAATGTGCTGGTCGGCATCGATGGCGTGGCCCGCGTGCTCGACTTCGGTGTGGCGAAGGCACGAAAGCGACTCCTGGAGACCACGCGACACGGCCGCCTCAAAGGGAAGATCCCATATATGGCGCCCGAGCAGATCCGCGGTTCGGCCACGCGCCAATCGGACGTTTATGCCGCCGGGGTCCTGCTCTGGGAAATGCTCACGGGCCGGCGACTCTTCCGCGGCCAGAGCGAGGTGCAGCTCATCGAAGCGGTGCTGTCGGCGCACGTGGCCCCGCCGAGCGCGCGCAATCCATTGGTGCCGCCCGAGGTCGACCGCATCGTTCAACGAGCCGTCGCGCGCGAGCCGGACGAGCGCTATCCCACCGCGCGCGCGATGGCCGAGGACATCGACGCGTGCATCGATGTGGCGTCGTCGATGAAGGTCGCCCAATGGGTGGAGTCGGTCGTGGGGCCCGTGCTGGCCGATCGCCAGGTCCTGGTGGCCGAGGTCGAACGCTCCGCGACGGCGCCCGCCCCCGAAAAGGACAGCAAGCCCATTCAACTCGATACGATGAAGATGACGCTCGAGGAGCTCCACTGGCATATGGCCGGCCCGGAGAGCGCCCCCGCCAATCAGCCAACGACCACGTCGTCGCCCGCCACCGAGGTGCCGCCCGCGTCGCTGCCCAACTTTCGGCCGAACCGAAGGCGATGGCTCTGGGTCGGAAGCACCACGCTCGCCTTGCTCGGCTCCGCCCTCGTCGTCCAAAATTGGCGCGCCGTCGGGCACTACGACGGGCACGATCCGGCCCGCACATCGCCTTCCGTCTCGTCGCGCACGGGCGACGCGCCGGGGGTGCCGTCCGGAGAATCCGAATCGCAACCCGCCGGCCCCATGCACCTGGACGCGGGCGCAACGACGAGCGCACCGGATGCGGCGAGCCCACCGGGCGGCGCGGGCGGCGCGAAGAAACCTGCGGCCGACGCGGGAACCCAGGCGAGCCCCAAGTCCCTCGAGCCTCGGCCCTCCGTGGGGACGAAATCCGATACGGCGATGCAAGCGAGCATCAAGCTCCTCGACAAGGCGGGTCCTTCGCTTCCATCCGCAACGTCCGCGTCGAGCACGCCGTCTACGCCATCGTCATCGACGACGGCGTCGACGTCGAAAGCGGCGACGAGCCCGAACGGGAGCGTCGCGGACCAGGTGCGTGCGATCATGCTCAACGACGCGGACAGAGCGAGGGCCCTCCTCCAGGCGAGGGCCAAAAGCGGGCTCATTACGCGTGAGGAGATCAACCTCCTCCGGACGATTTGCCGCAATCAACGCGACAGCGATTGCGTCGCGCACTGCGCCACGTTGCTCGAGCTGGAGTGA
- a CDS encoding esterase-like activity of phytase family protein, whose protein sequence is MRGTLFVMCGLVVGSSVFAACSSDDTVGPVGGGDASVRDSSVASDAGAEADAPALDAGCTYDEKSDGTARVLGIYALPATSLKALNPYLTQHDLTKALDNGAGTVDNPAPGSGLDYVGGCPGSFWMITDRGPNADGPSGSKIFPLPPFTPAAVRVHLVEGAGTIAIDKVLPIVNDTNAPVTGLPNRSADDVGYERADASAPLPYRQGGLDTEDIKRLPNGDLAFVDEYSPSAGILDGTTGKVKVRYVPAGVSLPDAGYRIASILPGVLTNRRVNKGLEGLAVSPDGHTAFLIMQTPMGPEGTYGSSLVNRVIRIDHFDDPATATVGGHFIVLHQPLASFPGTSKQPNVFFNAGAWISATKLLLLERGTGLLKLVVADFSAATNLVGNPSKGENDLTPEKDGVAALGIAAAATIEVFTSADVPSFITAPPAGAPAPDKLEGLAILNRTTVAIANDNDFGIVNANDRSRIWILRLKAPLPM, encoded by the coding sequence ATGCGTGGCACCCTTTTCGTGATGTGTGGGCTCGTGGTCGGAAGCAGCGTGTTCGCCGCGTGCAGCAGCGACGATACGGTGGGCCCGGTAGGCGGCGGCGATGCTTCGGTGCGGGATTCGAGCGTCGCGAGCGACGCTGGCGCAGAGGCGGATGCGCCAGCATTGGATGCAGGGTGCACATATGACGAGAAGTCGGATGGAACGGCGCGTGTGCTGGGCATTTATGCGTTGCCGGCCACCTCGCTCAAAGCCCTGAACCCGTACCTCACGCAGCACGATCTCACCAAAGCGCTCGACAATGGTGCGGGGACCGTCGACAACCCCGCGCCGGGCTCCGGCCTCGACTATGTGGGCGGCTGCCCCGGATCGTTTTGGATGATCACGGATCGTGGACCGAACGCCGATGGGCCGAGCGGTTCCAAGATTTTCCCCCTTCCGCCGTTTACGCCGGCGGCGGTTCGCGTTCACTTGGTCGAAGGTGCGGGCACCATCGCCATCGATAAGGTCCTACCCATCGTAAACGATACGAACGCGCCGGTCACCGGTCTGCCGAACCGTTCGGCCGATGACGTGGGCTATGAGCGCGCGGATGCCTCGGCGCCGCTTCCGTATCGTCAGGGCGGGCTCGATACGGAGGATATCAAGCGCCTTCCAAACGGCGATCTGGCGTTCGTCGACGAGTATTCGCCGAGCGCGGGGATCCTCGATGGGACCACGGGCAAGGTGAAGGTGCGCTATGTCCCCGCGGGCGTGTCGCTGCCGGATGCGGGCTACCGGATCGCCTCCATTTTGCCGGGCGTCCTTACGAACCGGCGCGTGAACAAGGGGCTCGAGGGGCTCGCCGTATCGCCGGATGGGCACACCGCCTTCCTCATCATGCAGACGCCGATGGGGCCCGAGGGCACGTACGGGAGCTCGCTGGTCAATCGGGTGATCCGCATCGACCACTTCGACGATCCGGCGACGGCCACCGTGGGCGGGCACTTCATCGTGCTTCACCAGCCGCTGGCCAGCTTCCCGGGGACGAGCAAACAGCCGAATGTCTTCTTCAACGCCGGAGCTTGGATCAGCGCGACGAAGCTCTTGCTCCTCGAGCGAGGCACCGGCCTCTTGAAGCTGGTGGTCGCCGATTTTTCGGCCGCCACCAACCTGGTGGGCAATCCATCGAAGGGCGAAAACGATCTGACGCCGGAGAAGGACGGCGTCGCGGCCCTCGGGATCGCGGCCGCCGCGACGATCGAGGTCTTCACCAGCGCCGACGTGCCCTCCTTCATCACCGCCCCGCCCGCGGGCGCCCCCGCACCCGACAAGCTCGAAGGGCTCGCGATCCTCAATCGCACCACGGTGGCCATCGCCAACGACAACGACTTTGGCATCGTCAACGCGAACGATCGCTCGCGCATCTGGATCCTGCGCCTCAAGGCGCCGCTGCCGATGTGA
- a CDS encoding restriction endonuclease → MTLAWHSIKATDFGELFVELVTDVGGYEDVQWLTHTNARGLSRTLSATRRRDDPLVGTIYERVIIQFRHWPAKSIGERELAKACAKMSLWRASHAHVMVVVTSGTFTSNAMLWTQSHNAAGKHPRLELCADHHLEKLLAKRRGLADRYNLRGKSGTRGKSSTRGKRD, encoded by the coding sequence ATGACGCTCGCTTGGCATTCCATCAAGGCCACGGATTTCGGGGAGCTCTTCGTCGAGCTAGTCACCGATGTGGGAGGTTACGAGGACGTCCAATGGTTGACGCACACGAACGCGCGGGGCCTCTCGCGCACTCTCTCGGCCACGCGCAGGCGCGACGATCCGCTGGTGGGGACCATCTACGAACGGGTGATCATTCAATTTCGGCACTGGCCGGCCAAATCGATCGGGGAGCGCGAGCTCGCAAAGGCATGCGCCAAAATGAGCCTCTGGCGAGCCTCGCACGCGCATGTGATGGTGGTCGTGACGAGCGGCACGTTTACGAGCAATGCGATGCTGTGGACCCAGAGCCACAATGCGGCCGGCAAACACCCCCGGCTCGAGCTCTGTGCCGATCACCACCTCGAAAAGCTCCTCGCCAAGCGTCGCGGGCTCGCCGACCGGTACAACCTGCGCGGCAAGAGCGGCACCCGCGGCAAGAGCAGCACCCGCGGCAAGCGCGATTAG